One stretch of Oncorhynchus clarkii lewisi isolate Uvic-CL-2024 unplaced genomic scaffold, UVic_Ocla_1.0 unplaced_contig_10506_pilon_pilon, whole genome shotgun sequence DNA includes these proteins:
- the LOC139395848 gene encoding sodium-dependent dopamine transporter-like, translated as MEQPVMKARSPVGQMCSVVAPASAKQPSSAPSPSNTMGPKEVELILVKEHNGVQFTTSTLVSPAGHPHGHGLALGPSHGHTPVPGEERETWGKKIDFLLSVIGFAVDLANVWRFPYLCYKNGGGAFLVPYLFFMVIAGMPLFYMELALGQYNREGAAGVWKICPIFKGVGFTVILISLYVGFYYNVIIAWALFYLFSSFTGELPWVHCNNTWNSPNCSDLWAFNNSLNDTHKSTPAAEYFERGVLHLQDSEGIADLGLPRWQLTSCLAVVIVVLYFSLWKGVKTSGKVVWITATMPYVVLTVLLLRGVTLPGAMDGIKAYLSVDFLRLCEPQVWIDAATQICFSLGVGFGVLIAFSSYNKFSNNCYRDAIITSSINSLTSFFSGFVIFSFLGYMSHKHSVPLDKVATDGPGLVFIIYPEAIATLPGSSVWAVIFFIMLLTLGIDSAMGGMESVITGLMDEFKFLHKHRELFTLFIVVSTFLISLFCVTNGGIYVFTLLDHFAAGTSILFGVLIEAIGIAWFYGVDRFSDDIEEMIGQRPGLYWRLCWKFVSPCFLLFMVVVSFATFNPPNYGTYTFPIWANMIGWCLAISSMTMVPLYAIYKMCTLPGKFCDRLAYAITPEHEHHLVDNGEVRRFTLQHWMVI; from the exons GTGGAGCTGATTCTGGTGAAGGAGCACAACGGCGTCCAGTTCACCACCTCCACGTTGGTCAGCCCAGCTGGGCACCCCCACGGCCACGGCCTTGCTCTGGGCCCCAGTCACGGACACACCCCTGTCCccggagaagagagggagacctgGGGGAAGAAGATCGACTTTCTCCTGTCTGTGATAGGGTTCGCTGTGGACCTGGCCAACGTGTGGAGGTTCCCCTATCTCTGCTATAAGAACGGAGGAg gAGCGTTCCTGgtgccctatctgttcttcaTGGTGATAGCAGGCATGCCTctgttctacatggaactggCTCTGGGACAGTACAACAGAGAGGGGGCCGCTGGTGTCTGGAAGATCTGCCCTATATTCAAGG GTGTTGGTTTCACAGTGATCCTGATCAGTCTGTACGTGGGCTTCTACTACAACGTGATTATAGCCTGGGCCCTGTTCTACCTGTTCTCTTCCTTCACCGGAGAGCTGCCCTGGGTCCACTGTAACAACACCTGGAACAGCCCCAACTGCTCGGACCTCTGGGCCTTCAACAACTCCCTCAACGACACACACAAGTCCACCCCCGCAGCAGAGTACTTTGA ACGTGGGGTGCTCCACCTACAGGACAGTGAGGGTATAGCTGACCTGGGTCTGCCTCGTTGGCAGCTGACATCCTGTCTAGCTGTGGTCATCGTGGTTCTCTACTTCAGCCTCTGGAAGGGGGTCAAGACCTCAGGGAAG GTTGTGTGGATCACAGCCACCATGCCCTACGTGGTCCTGACCGTCCTGCTGCTGCGTGGGGTCACCCTCCCTGGAGCCATGGATGGCATTAAGGCCTACCTCAGCGTCGACTTCTTACGACTCTGTGAGCCTCAG GTCTGGATAGACGCTGCCACTCAGATCTGCTTCTCTTTGGGAGTCGGGTTTGGTGTGCTAATAGCGTTCTCCAGCTATAACAAATTCAGCAACAACTGCTATAG AGATGCCATCATCACCAGTTCCATCAACTCCCTGACCAGCTTCTTCTCCGGCTTCGTCATCTTCTCCTTCCTGGGTTACATGTCCCATAaacacagcgtgccattggaCAAGGTGGCCACAGACG GTCCTGGTCTGGTGTTCATCATCTACCCAGAGGCCATTGCAACATTACCAGGGTCATCAGTGTGGGCCGTCATCTTCTTCATCATGCTGCTGACTCTGGGCATCGACAGTGCT ATGGGAGGGATGGAGTCAGTGATCACAGGATTGATGGATGAGTTCAAGTTTCTCCATAAACACCGGGAACTCTTCACCCTCTTCATCGTTGTGTCCACCTTCCTCATCTCACTGTTCTGTGTCACTAAT ggtggTATCTATGTGTTCACTCTGCTGGACCATTTTGCTGCCGGGACATCCATTCTCTTTGGAGTGCTTATTGAGGCCATCGGCATCGCCTGGTTCTacg GAGTGGATCGGTTCAGTGACGACATCGAGGAGATGATCGGACAGAGACCAGGCCTGTACTGGAGACTGTGCTGGAAGTTTGTCAGCCCGTGCTTCCTCCTG TTCATGGTGGTGGTGAGCTTCGCGACCTTTAACCCTCCTAACTACGGGACGTACACGTTTCCCATATGGGCCAACATGATTGGCTGGTGCTTGGCTATATCCTCCATGACCATGGTGCCTCTCTATGCCATCTACAAGATGTGCACCTTACCTGGAAAGTTCTGTGAT agactggcctacGCCATAACGCCTGAGCACGAACACCACCTGGTGGATAACGGAGAAGTTAGGAGGTTTACG CTCCAACACTGGATGGTGATCTGA